One window of the Salvia splendens isolate huo1 chromosome 1, SspV2, whole genome shotgun sequence genome contains the following:
- the LOC121745513 gene encoding uncharacterized mitochondrial protein AtMg00810-like, with translation MLETYVDDMIITGDDKEEIEKLKEPLAAEFEMKNLGDLKYFLGIELLRSSKGIFICQMKYILDLLTETGMLDCKLTNTPIVQNHGPQVVKGPATIDRIRYQRLVGKLIYLCHTRPNIVYVVGILSQFMHRHLEEKIVEIPYVKSEDQLADIFTKAVSAKNIQ, from the coding sequence ATGCTTGAAACTTACGTGGATGATATGATAATCACGGGAGATGACAAGGAAGAAATAGAGAAACTTAAGGAGCCTCTGGCAGctgaatttgaaatgaaaaatcTTGGAGACCTCAAATATTTTTTAGGAATTGAACTGTTGAGATCAAGCAAAGGAATCTTCATTTGCCAAATGAAGTACATCCTTGATCTTTTGACAGAGACAGGCATGTTAGACTGCAAACTGACAAACACTCCAATTGTTCAGAATCATGGTCCTCAAGTTGTAAAAGGGCCAGCAACCATTGATCGAATAAGATACCAGAGATTGGTTGGGAAACTCATATATCTTTGCCACACCAGACCAAATATTGTCTATGTTGTGGGGATACTTAGCCAATTTATGCACAGACACCTTGAAGAGAAGATAGTGGAGATCCCATATGTGAAGTCTGAAGACCAATTGGCCGACATTTTTACCAAGGCGGTATCGGCGAAAAATATTCAAtaa